Below is a window of Mycobacterium sp. 050128 DNA.
TCCGGCCGCGGTGAACATCTTGCCCACCGCGGGCGCGGTGCTGTGTGCCTTCAGCGCCTCTTCGTCGGCCCATTGCTCGACGAAGACGAAGGTCTCACCCGACTCGTGCACCGCATAGAGCTGGCAGCCGGGCTCGGAGTGCACCTCCTCGGCCGCGG
It encodes the following:
- a CDS encoding putative quinol monooxygenase encodes the protein MPVVVVATLTVKPESVDTVRDILKTAAEEVHSEPGCQLYAVHESGETFVFVEQWADEEALKAHSTAPAVGKMFTAAGEHLAGAPDIKMLQPVPAGDADKGQLRR